In Zunongwangia sp. HGR-M22, the sequence GCTCAGGATGGCGTTTGGGAATGTCCAGACTTTTTCCAAATGCAGGTTGAAGGAAATAATGAAACCAAATGGGTACTTATCCAAAGTACGAATCCCGGTGGTTATAATGGAGGATCTGGAACCCAATATTTCGTAGGTGATTGGGATGGGAAAAATTTTACGCCTGAAGCAGATTTGTACGGAAAGAATATAAACCATCCATATTGGCTGGATTTCGGTAAAGATAATTATGCGGGCGTTACCTGGTCTAATATTCCGAAAGAAGACGGCAGAACTTTATTTATAGGATGGATGTCTAACTGGCTTTATGCACAACAAGTTCCTACAGAGACCTGGAGAAGTGCGATGACCATCGCCAGAGAACTCCGCCTTATTAAAGAAAATAATGATTATATCATAACTTCGAATCCTGTTGAAGAATTAGAAAAGTATGTTGGAGAAACCATTACCAAATGGAAATTAACCGATGAGGATCATTCTATTGTCGATCATAACGACCTGGATCTTACCAAAGCGCAGGTATCATTTTTAATTCCTAAAATAACTAAAGATGTTCATTTCAGTTTAATAAGCGAGGGAGAAGACCAATTTAAATTTGGTTTCAAAAAAGAAGAAAATGAATTTTATATCGATCGGTCGGAATCTGGGATTACCGACTTCGGAAAAGAATTTGCCTCTACCGTATCTACCGGACAGCGAATATCAACTTCAGATTCCCTAAAAGTGATGATGATTTTGGATAATATGAGTGTTGAAATTTTCTATGATGACGGAAAAACAGTAATGACTGAAATCTTTTTTCCGAAGCAACCCTATACAAGTTTAAAAATTAATGAAGGCGTACCGGTAATCGATATTGAAGCGGCTGAATTTAATTTTGATTAAATTTACATACACGTAAAAATAAAAAGATGTCTATAAATTCTGAAGCCGAATTAGAAGGAATGAAGAAAATTAGTGAAGTAGTTGCTACCACACTAAAATTAATGAGAGAATTTACTAAAGCAGGGATTTCTACAAAAGAAATTGATGACTACGGTGGTAAAATTCTGGAAAAATACGGCGCAAAATCTGCTCCTTACGTGACTTATGGCTTTCCTGGATATACGTGCATTAGTGTAAATAATGAAGCAGCACACGGGATTCCTTCAGCTAAAAAAATTCTGAAAGAAGGTGATTTAATTAATATCGATGTTTCGGCTGAATTAAATGGATTTTGGGCAGATAACGGTGGTTCTTTTATTGTAGGTGAGGATATAAATCATCATCAGCCGCTTGTAGATGCTTCTAAAGATATCTTACAAAAAGCTATCAATAGAATTCGGGGCGGAGTGAAAATCGCAGATATTGGACATTTAATGGAAACCGAAGCTAAAAAATCGGGATTTAAAGTCATTAGAGATCTAGCCGGCCACGGAGTGGGACGCAGCCTACATGAAAAACCTGAAAACATTCTTAATTATCGTATTAAAACAAACAAAGAGCGTTTTAGAAAAAATACTACGGTAGCTATAGAAACTTTTATTTCGACAAAATCGACTGAGACCGTAGAGTTAAATGATGGTTGGACGCTGGTTGGCAATAAAGGTGGCTTTGTAACACAACACGAACACACCATTTTAGTTACCGATAAGCTTCCGGTAATTTTAACCGCAGCTAACGAAATTTGGAATTAATGTCACAGCATTTAAACGCAGTATGCTTTGGAGAAATATTGTACGATATTTTTCCAAATTCAGAGAAAATAGGAGGTGCTCCTCTAAATGTAGCATCACGGCTTAGTGCTAATGGCATACAAACGGGAATGGTTAGTAGCGTTGGCCAAGACAAAAAAGGAGAAAACCTGCTTAAGTATTTAAAATCTAGAAATATTGATAATACTTTAGTCGCTAAAACTAGTGATTATCCTACTGGAGTGGTAAATGTAAGTCTAGACAAAAGCGGATCTGCTTCTTATACTATCGAACATCCCGCAGCTTGGGATAAAATCGAGATTTCTGAAAAAATGAAAGAAACTGTAAAAGCGTCAAATGCTTTTATCTTCGGAAGTTTGGCGTGTCGTGATGCACAAAGTAGAGAAACGTTACTTCAGCTTTTAACGCATGCGAA encodes:
- a CDS encoding glycoside hydrolase family 32 protein; translation: MKILRPAALLVLFLIVFSCKETGKEKKTENPKSLASQENEDFRPSFHFSPQEHWMNDPNGMFYLNGTYHLFFQYYPEDNIWGPMHWGHATSKDMVTWKEQEIALKPDEKGYIFSGSAVVDHDNTSGFGDGKNTPIVAMFTYHDPKGEEEKRIDYQSQAIAYSLDEGKTWTKYEANPVINNPELQDFRDPKITWDEDHKQWLMVLSAKDRAYFYTSANLKDWKKVSEFGENYAAQDGVWECPDFFQMQVEGNNETKWVLIQSTNPGGYNGGSGTQYFVGDWDGKNFTPEADLYGKNINHPYWLDFGKDNYAGVTWSNIPKEDGRTLFIGWMSNWLYAQQVPTETWRSAMTIARELRLIKENNDYIITSNPVEELEKYVGETITKWKLTDEDHSIVDHNDLDLTKAQVSFLIPKITKDVHFSLISEGEDQFKFGFKKEENEFYIDRSESGITDFGKEFASTVSTGQRISTSDSLKVMMILDNMSVEIFYDDGKTVMTEIFFPKQPYTSLKINEGVPVIDIEAAEFNFD
- the map gene encoding type I methionyl aminopeptidase, whose translation is MSINSEAELEGMKKISEVVATTLKLMREFTKAGISTKEIDDYGGKILEKYGAKSAPYVTYGFPGYTCISVNNEAAHGIPSAKKILKEGDLINIDVSAELNGFWADNGGSFIVGEDINHHQPLVDASKDILQKAINRIRGGVKIADIGHLMETEAKKSGFKVIRDLAGHGVGRSLHEKPENILNYRIKTNKERFRKNTTVAIETFISTKSTETVELNDGWTLVGNKGGFVTQHEHTILVTDKLPVILTAANEIWN